In Duganella zoogloeoides, a single genomic region encodes these proteins:
- the egtB gene encoding ergothioneine biosynthesis protein EgtB — MRQPQVIYTQPGDTQPSDTSLGDLPLDARYSAVRAHTLALAAPLSDEDCGAQSMPDASPVKWHMAHTTWFFETFILERMEPDFAPFHPAFRVLFNSYYNGVGDKHPRAQRGLLTRPAMAQVRAYRHDVDARVARLLASALDAQQRAQLELLVTLGLQHEQQHQELILTDVKHLLAQSALLPAYLDAPRPAAPPAAPLAWVDIDGGLADIGHAGDGFCFDNELPRHKQYVAPFQLASRLVTNGEYLAFVAAGGYFNAALWLAEGWDWVRSQGLKSPFYWRCDEQGAWTEFTLHGEQPLDLERPATHLSLFEADAYAHWAGARLPTEAEWEVAAASAQNSELQQMFGHCWQWTSSSYAPYPGFQVAPGALGEYNGKFMLNQYVLRGSSCATPDGHARASYRNFFPAGARWQFTGLRLARQA, encoded by the coding sequence ATGCGCCAGCCGCAAGTAATTTACACGCAACCGGGTGACACGCAACCGAGCGATACGTCACTGGGCGACTTGCCCCTGGACGCACGCTACAGCGCGGTCCGGGCCCACACGCTGGCGCTGGCCGCGCCGCTCAGCGACGAGGACTGCGGCGCCCAGTCGATGCCCGACGCCAGCCCGGTCAAGTGGCACATGGCGCACACCACGTGGTTTTTCGAGACCTTCATCCTCGAGCGCATGGAGCCGGATTTTGCGCCATTCCATCCGGCGTTCCGGGTGCTGTTCAATTCGTATTACAACGGCGTGGGCGACAAGCATCCGCGCGCCCAGCGCGGCCTGCTCACCCGGCCCGCCATGGCGCAGGTGCGCGCCTACCGTCACGATGTCGATGCGCGCGTGGCGCGACTGCTGGCATCCGCACTCGATGCACAGCAGCGCGCGCAACTGGAACTGCTGGTCACGCTGGGACTGCAACACGAGCAGCAGCACCAAGAACTGATACTCACCGATGTCAAGCACCTTCTGGCGCAAAGCGCCTTGCTGCCTGCTTACCTCGATGCGCCGCGCCCCGCTGCGCCGCCGGCCGCGCCGTTGGCCTGGGTAGATATTGACGGCGGCCTGGCCGACATCGGCCATGCTGGGGACGGCTTTTGTTTCGATAACGAATTGCCGCGCCACAAGCAATACGTGGCGCCGTTCCAGTTGGCCTCGCGCCTGGTCACCAACGGCGAGTACCTGGCTTTTGTTGCCGCCGGCGGCTATTTCAATGCCGCGCTGTGGCTGGCCGAAGGCTGGGACTGGGTGCGCTCGCAGGGCTTGAAGTCGCCGTTCTACTGGCGCTGCGACGAGCAGGGCGCCTGGACCGAATTTACGCTGCACGGCGAGCAGCCGCTCGATCTCGAGCGTCCCGCGACCCACCTGTCGCTGTTTGAAGCCGATGCTTATGCGCACTGGGCCGGTGCGCGCCTGCCGACCGAAGCGGAGTGGGAAGTTGCAGCCGCGTCGGCGCAAAATTCGGAACTGCAACAGATGTTCGGCCACTGCTGGCAATGGACCAGCAGCAGCTATGCGCCATACCCCGGCTTCCAGGTCGCGCCCGGTGCGCTGGGCGAATACAACGGCAAGTTTATGTTGAACCAGTACGTGCTGCGCGGCTCGTCGTGCGCCACGCCGGACGGCCACGCGCGCGCTAGCTATCGCAACTTTTTCCCGGCCGGTGCACGCTGGCAGTTCACCGGCTTGCGGCTGGCGCGCCAGGCTTGA
- a CDS encoding putative selenate ABC transporter substrate-binding protein, producing the protein MKFSSLRTLKSVLAAGLLVTAAFAQAQSANGVFRVTAIPDEAPTELQRKFKPLGDYLEKKIGMKVEFTPVTDYAASVEALINKKVDMVWFGGFTFVQAKERSKNQVTPLVQRAEDEKFRSVFITTQKDINKLEDLKGHTFTFGSESSTSGHLMPRSFLLAAKINPDTDLKRIAFSGQHDSTVAAVAGGKVDAGALNISVWEKLVAEKKVDPSVVRVFYTTPGYYDYNWTVRTDMNADLKKKLTDAFLALDPKNPQDKVIMDLQRASKFIPTKAENYIAIEAAAQNAGLLKK; encoded by the coding sequence ATGAAATTTTCCTCCCTGCGCACCTTGAAATCGGTGCTGGCCGCCGGCTTACTGGTGACCGCAGCATTCGCCCAGGCGCAATCGGCCAACGGCGTGTTCCGCGTCACCGCGATTCCCGATGAAGCACCGACCGAGCTGCAGCGCAAGTTCAAGCCGCTGGGCGACTACCTGGAAAAGAAAATCGGCATGAAGGTCGAGTTCACCCCGGTGACCGATTACGCCGCCTCGGTGGAAGCGCTGATCAACAAGAAAGTGGACATGGTGTGGTTCGGCGGCTTCACTTTCGTGCAGGCCAAAGAGCGCAGCAAGAACCAGGTCACGCCGCTGGTGCAGCGCGCCGAAGATGAAAAATTCCGCTCGGTGTTCATCACCACCCAGAAAGACATCAACAAGCTGGAAGACCTGAAAGGCCACACCTTCACCTTCGGTTCGGAATCGTCCACCTCGGGCCACCTGATGCCGCGCTCGTTCCTGCTGGCCGCCAAGATCAATCCGGACACCGACCTGAAACGCATCGCCTTCTCCGGCCAGCACGACTCCACCGTGGCGGCAGTGGCCGGCGGCAAGGTCGATGCCGGCGCACTGAACATCTCGGTCTGGGAAAAGCTGGTGGCCGAGAAGAAGGTCGACCCAAGCGTGGTGCGCGTGTTCTACACCACCCCCGGCTACTACGACTACAACTGGACCGTGCGCACCGACATGAACGCGGACCTCAAGAAAAAGCTGACCGATGCCTTCCTGGCGCTCGATCCGAAGAACCCGCAAGACAAGGTGATCATGGACCTGCAACGCGCATCGAAGTTCATTCCGACCAAGGCTGAAAATTACATCGCCATCGAAGCTGCCGCGCAAAACGCCGGCCTGCTGAAGAAGTAA
- the egtD gene encoding L-histidine N(alpha)-methyltransferase, which translates to MQTTRPEHPARAHGSAAVIAEISAGLLAPTAHTSPKFLYDSLGSRLFEAICELPEYYPTRTEAAIFAAHGAAMAQDIGTGVSLIDLGAGNCAKAASLFPLLQPAQYVPVDISRDFLTESVTRLQQRFPHIEMTPLGLDFSGGFALPDSVRSRRRLFFYPGSSIGNFSPEQAIAFLHGLRANAGDDGGLLIGVDLVKDSAVLDAAYDDAIGVTAAFNLNMLRHVNHLLGADFNVRDWQHHAFFNPHEKRIEMHLEARSAVTVRWQNHERHFASGERIHTEDSYKYTRQSFVSLLEQAGFATNRVWTDENNWFAVIYARVIPD; encoded by the coding sequence ATGCAGACAACCCGCCCGGAGCATCCCGCGCGCGCCCACGGCAGCGCTGCGGTCATCGCGGAAATTTCCGCCGGCCTGTTGGCCCCCACCGCCCATACGTCCCCCAAGTTCCTGTACGACAGTCTCGGTTCGCGGCTGTTCGAAGCGATTTGTGAATTGCCCGAGTACTATCCCACCCGCACCGAAGCGGCGATCTTCGCGGCCCACGGCGCCGCCATGGCGCAGGACATCGGCACCGGCGTCTCGCTGATCGACCTGGGCGCGGGCAATTGCGCCAAGGCGGCCAGCCTGTTCCCGCTGCTGCAACCGGCGCAGTACGTGCCGGTCGATATCTCGCGCGACTTTCTCACCGAGTCGGTCACGCGCCTGCAACAGCGCTTTCCGCACATCGAGATGACCCCGCTGGGGCTCGACTTTTCCGGCGGCTTCGCGCTGCCCGACAGCGTGCGCTCCAGGCGCCGGCTGTTTTTCTACCCCGGCTCATCGATCGGCAATTTTTCACCGGAACAGGCGATCGCGTTTTTGCACGGCCTGCGCGCCAATGCCGGCGACGACGGCGGCCTGCTGATCGGCGTGGACCTGGTCAAAGACAGCGCGGTGCTCGACGCGGCATATGACGACGCCATCGGCGTCACCGCCGCGTTCAACCTGAACATGCTGCGCCACGTGAACCACCTGCTCGGCGCCGACTTCAATGTGCGCGACTGGCAGCACCACGCGTTTTTCAACCCGCACGAGAAGCGCATCGAAATGCACCTGGAGGCGCGCAGCGCCGTCACGGTGCGCTGGCAGAACCATGAGCGCCACTTCGCCAGCGGCGAACGCATCCACACCGAAGACAGTTACAAATACACGCGGCAGTCGTTCGTCAGCCTGCTCGAACAAGCGGGCTTTGCCACCAACCGCGTATGGACCGACGAGAACAACTGGTTTGCCGTGATCTACGCCCGCGTCATCCCCGACTGA
- a CDS encoding DUF1993 family protein, translated as MVPTKLFLHYLARLKQLLLVAERFDADVGTARLHPTMFPLLQQARTAIGFTLRSTCPLAGREIVSFGADHDSFASVHAQLDAAVAYLAAIPDEDFLVAARPVATTAGFAGLALDSEEYFLLYAVPNFFFHYSMVYAIARQAGVPIGKADFDGFHQYPPCFSFDSA; from the coding sequence ATGGTGCCGACGAAGTTGTTTCTGCATTACCTGGCGCGGCTCAAGCAATTGCTGCTGGTGGCCGAACGGTTCGATGCCGACGTTGGCACCGCGCGGCTGCATCCGACCATGTTTCCGCTGCTGCAACAGGCGCGCACGGCCATCGGTTTTACCTTGCGCAGCACCTGCCCGCTCGCGGGCCGGGAAATCGTGTCGTTCGGCGCCGACCACGACAGTTTTGCCAGCGTGCACGCGCAGCTCGATGCCGCGGTGGCTTACCTGGCGGCGATTCCCGATGAGGATTTTCTCGTGGCGGCGCGGCCCGTTGCCACCACCGCCGGGTTTGCAGGCCTGGCGCTCGACAGCGAAGAGTACTTTTTGCTGTATGCGGTGCCCAACTTCTTTTTCCATTACTCGATGGTGTACGCGATCGCGCGCCAGGCCGGGGTGCCGATCGGCAAGGCCGATTTCGACGGCTTCCACCAGTATCCACCCTGCTTCTCGTTCGATTCTGCGTAA
- the selD gene encoding selenide, water dikinase SelD, whose amino-acid sequence MSNDAIKLTSFSHGGGCGCKIAPGVLSEILKNSSGFPVPKELLVGIETADDAAVYLLNDEQALIATTDFFMPIVDDPYDFGRIAATNAISDVYAMGGTPIMALALVGMPINKLPVETIGQIIKGGESICAEAGIPIAGGHTIDSVEPIYGLVVMGLIHPSKIKRNADARAGDVLILGKPLGVGVLSAALKKDQLDANGYAAMIANTTKLNKPGKALSDMAGVHAMTDVTGFGLLGHLLELARGAKLEAQLDMDAIPLLPGVEQLAADGYFTGASGRNWEAYGKDVDLAPGISAARHALLTDPQTSGGLLVSCDAASVDDVLALFAREGFGEAAVIGRMADGAPRVTVN is encoded by the coding sequence ATGAGCAACGACGCTATCAAACTGACCTCCTTTTCGCACGGCGGCGGCTGCGGCTGCAAGATCGCGCCCGGCGTGCTGTCCGAGATCCTCAAGAATTCCAGCGGTTTCCCGGTGCCGAAGGAACTGCTGGTCGGGATCGAAACCGCCGACGACGCGGCCGTCTACCTGCTCAACGACGAGCAGGCGCTGATCGCCACCACCGATTTCTTCATGCCGATCGTCGACGATCCGTACGACTTCGGCCGCATCGCCGCCACCAACGCCATCTCCGACGTGTATGCGATGGGCGGCACGCCGATCATGGCGCTGGCCCTGGTCGGCATGCCGATCAACAAGCTGCCGGTGGAGACCATCGGCCAGATCATCAAGGGCGGCGAATCGATCTGCGCCGAAGCGGGCATCCCGATCGCCGGCGGCCACACCATCGATTCGGTCGAGCCGATCTACGGCCTGGTGGTGATGGGCCTGATCCACCCGTCGAAAATCAAGCGCAATGCCGACGCCCGCGCCGGCGATGTGCTCATCCTGGGCAAGCCGCTGGGCGTGGGCGTGCTGTCGGCCGCGCTCAAGAAAGACCAGCTCGATGCGAACGGCTACGCCGCCATGATCGCCAATACCACCAAGCTCAACAAGCCGGGCAAGGCGCTGTCCGATATGGCCGGCGTGCACGCGATGACCGACGTCACCGGCTTCGGTTTGCTGGGCCACCTGCTGGAACTGGCGCGCGGCGCCAAGCTCGAAGCGCAGTTGGACATGGACGCCATTCCGCTGCTGCCGGGCGTGGAGCAGCTGGCCGCCGACGGTTATTTCACCGGCGCGTCGGGCCGCAACTGGGAGGCGTACGGCAAGGACGTCGACCTGGCGCCGGGGATTTCGGCCGCGCGCCACGCGCTGCTGACCGACCCGCAAACCTCGGGCGGCCTGCTGGTGTCGTGCGACGCGGCCAGCGTCGACGACGTACTGGCGCTGTTTGCGCGCGAAGGCTTCGGTGAAGCCGCTGTCATCGGCCGCATGGCCGACGGCGCGCCGCGCGTGACGGTCAACTAA
- the senB gene encoding selenoneine biosynthesis selenosugar synthase SenB, with product MKPRQHIWIVGPAAAGANNGNWQSASRWARFLRAHYRVTLAQQWPAARAAGAAAAHANAGAEATAAAEAHAGAGASATTAAAEAQAAGLVTTTATGATPGRDAPPPDLLIALHARRSAPSLDAWTRAWPDRPSVLLLTGTDLYRDIAVDADAQRALVQATALVLLQPAGRMLLPEALRAGAHVIYQSATALAPVPATARRRFDIAMVGHLRHEKDPLTFMRAAQLVRAPAARLVHIGGVLEPELAAAAQATAAQQPRYRWLGAMAHAATRQRLKRCHAMALTSHMEGGANVIIEAVTAGVPVLASDINGNRGMLGDDYAGYFPPGDAAALARLIDRTIEEPRFHQLLREQCAARAPLFAPAAERAALLALVDNLLNPQEGNKP from the coding sequence TTGAAGCCACGACAGCATATCTGGATCGTCGGCCCCGCTGCGGCGGGCGCCAACAACGGCAACTGGCAGAGCGCCAGCCGCTGGGCCAGGTTTTTGCGCGCACATTACCGGGTGACGCTGGCGCAGCAGTGGCCGGCGGCACGCGCCGCTGGCGCGGCTGCTGCCCACGCCAATGCCGGCGCCGAAGCCACTGCTGCTGCCGAGGCACATGCCGGTGCCGGCGCCAGCGCCACTACTGCTGCTGCCGAGGCACAGGCCGCCGGACTGGTGACCACCACGGCCACCGGCGCGACGCCAGGCCGTGACGCGCCGCCCCCCGACCTGCTGATCGCGCTGCACGCGCGCCGCTCGGCGCCATCGCTCGACGCGTGGACGCGCGCCTGGCCCGACCGCCCTTCCGTGCTGCTGCTGACCGGCACCGACCTCTATCGCGACATCGCGGTCGACGCCGACGCCCAGCGCGCGCTGGTGCAGGCCACCGCGCTGGTGCTGCTGCAGCCGGCCGGCCGCATGCTGCTGCCCGAGGCGCTGCGCGCCGGCGCCCACGTGATCTACCAGTCCGCCACCGCGCTCGCGCCGGTGCCCGCCACGGCGCGCCGCCGGTTCGACATCGCCATGGTAGGCCACCTGCGCCATGAAAAAGATCCGCTCACCTTCATGCGCGCGGCGCAACTGGTGCGGGCGCCGGCCGCACGCCTGGTCCATATCGGCGGGGTACTGGAACCGGAGCTGGCCGCGGCCGCGCAGGCAACCGCTGCGCAGCAGCCGCGCTACCGCTGGCTGGGCGCCATGGCCCATGCCGCCACCCGCCAGCGCCTGAAACGCTGCCACGCGATGGCGCTTACCTCGCACATGGAAGGCGGCGCCAACGTCATCATCGAAGCGGTGACGGCCGGCGTACCGGTGCTGGCGAGCGACATCAACGGCAACCGCGGCATGCTGGGGGACGACTATGCCGGCTACTTCCCGCCCGGCGACGCCGCCGCGCTGGCGCGCCTGATCGACCGCACCATCGAAGAACCCCGTTTCCACCAGCTGCTGCGCGAACAGTGCGCCGCGCGCGCGCCCTTGTTCGCGCCAGCGGCCGAGCGGGCAGCATTGCTCGCATTGGTGGATAATCTGCTGAACCCTCAAGAAGGAAACAAACCATGA
- a CDS encoding GNAT family N-acetyltransferase, translating to MPIHIRRLTPADSAAFQALRLAGLRETPNAFTSSYEEECNTPLSVTEAYFASEAGRNRFGAFDGERLVGMVGVGREAQIKLRHKAFIRGMQVDMAYRGTGVGRQLMNQAMECIATMEGVTKVTLAVTVGNAAAIHLYESLGFKVYGREHCALIVDGVPYDDILMDKKLTNENDESDLLSSVASSGFDQTI from the coding sequence ATGCCCATCCACATACGACGATTAACCCCGGCGGACTCTGCTGCCTTCCAGGCGCTGCGTCTTGCCGGCCTGCGCGAAACCCCCAACGCCTTCACCTCCAGCTACGAAGAGGAATGCAACACACCGTTGTCGGTCACGGAAGCCTATTTCGCGTCCGAAGCCGGCCGCAACCGCTTCGGCGCCTTTGACGGCGAGCGACTGGTCGGTATGGTGGGAGTGGGGCGCGAAGCGCAGATCAAGCTGCGCCACAAGGCTTTCATACGCGGTATGCAGGTCGATATGGCGTATCGCGGCACCGGCGTGGGACGCCAGCTGATGAACCAGGCGATGGAGTGTATTGCCACCATGGAAGGCGTGACCAAGGTCACGCTGGCGGTCACGGTGGGCAATGCGGCCGCGATCCACCTGTACGAGTCATTGGGCTTCAAGGTGTATGGCCGCGAGCACTGTGCGCTGATCGTCGATGGCGTGCCGTACGACGACATCCTGATGGACAAGAAGTTGACCAATGAAAATGACGAGAGCGATTTGCTCTCGTCAGTGGCATCGTCCGGCTTCGACCAGACGATCTGA
- a CDS encoding phosphonate ABC transporter ATP-binding protein, protein MPTYHLHDLTVRHRGASSGAPSGVPLPALRGLSLTIEQGEQLALIGPSGAGKTTLLATLACAQQPLEGTFTMFDQDPWALGNAARHRLRARLFLAPQTPPLPPRQRVVTAVLAAHLPQWSIWRALASLFKPADPQAAWQALARFNLGDKLYSRVDRLSGGERQRCGLARLLLSPAQALLVDEPLSALDPVLSELTLSTLREEAAARNATLVCSLHQVDLALAHFPRIVALRAGRIVFDLPREQVTPQMIAQLYQGEPARPAPPAAPEPETLPVKPGAGACL, encoded by the coding sequence ATGCCGACCTACCATTTGCACGACCTGACGGTGCGCCATCGCGGCGCATCGTCAGGTGCGCCTTCAGGCGTCCCCCTGCCCGCGCTGCGGGGTCTCTCGCTCACCATCGAACAAGGGGAGCAACTGGCGCTGATCGGCCCATCCGGCGCCGGCAAGACCACCTTGCTGGCCACCCTGGCGTGCGCGCAGCAGCCCCTTGAGGGCACTTTCACCATGTTCGATCAGGATCCGTGGGCGCTCGGCAACGCTGCGCGCCACCGGTTGCGTGCGCGCCTGTTCCTGGCGCCGCAAACGCCGCCGCTGCCGCCGCGCCAGCGGGTGGTGACGGCGGTGCTGGCCGCGCACCTGCCGCAATGGAGCATCTGGCGCGCACTGGCTTCGCTGTTCAAGCCGGCCGATCCGCAAGCCGCGTGGCAGGCGCTGGCGCGCTTCAACCTCGGCGATAAACTGTATTCGCGCGTGGACCGCCTGTCGGGCGGCGAACGCCAGCGCTGCGGCCTGGCGCGGCTGCTGCTCTCCCCGGCGCAAGCGCTGCTGGTGGACGAGCCGCTGTCCGCGCTCGACCCGGTGCTCTCCGAACTGACCTTGAGTACCCTGCGCGAAGAGGCCGCCGCGCGCAACGCCACTTTGGTGTGCAGCCTGCACCAGGTGGACCTGGCGCTGGCGCATTTTCCGCGCATCGTCGCCCTGCGCGCCGGCCGCATCGTCTTTGACCTGCCGCGCGAGCAGGTCACGCCACAGATGATCGCCCAGTTGTACCAGGGCGAACCCGCCAGGCCGGCACCGCCAGCAGCACCGGAACCGGAGACCCTGCCGGTCAAACCCGGCGCCGGCGCCTGCCTGTGA
- the senA gene encoding selenoneine synthase SenA, producing the protein MNTSPCSFRTATPQQLAQSLRLARDYTLRLFDCLAAAGMDAPARVPYLRTINPPLWEIGHTAWFAEWFILREATSSHPADGNGSCLLTRGDDWFDSALVPHRSRWTLDLPPPAQLKTYCREVLDRVLDKLAREPDTDAALYPYRLALAHEDMHGEALLYTLQTLGLAAPPGVVPAAPEQRGYAPSEIGFAGATFELGANGPGFVFDNERQAHRFDIAPFAIDSTLVTNDQFAAFVDDGGYDHRQFWNREGADWLLRQERSAPRYWHRDGAQWRTVRFGQAADLDGAEPVRHITLHEALAYCAWAGRRLPSEAQWEFAALSGHPAFRWGQLWEWTATPFEPYPGFAADRYREYSQPWFSSHQVLRGASFATPARFISPRYRNFYTPERDDMFAGLRTCALPR; encoded by the coding sequence ATGAATACCAGCCCCTGTTCGTTCCGGACCGCCACGCCGCAGCAGCTCGCGCAGTCACTCCGACTGGCACGCGATTATACGCTGCGGCTGTTCGACTGCCTTGCCGCCGCCGGCATGGATGCGCCCGCGCGCGTGCCTTACCTGCGCACGATTAATCCGCCACTGTGGGAAATCGGCCACACGGCCTGGTTTGCCGAATGGTTCATCCTGCGCGAGGCCACGTCCAGCCATCCGGCCGACGGCAACGGCAGCTGCCTGCTCACGCGCGGCGATGACTGGTTCGACTCGGCGCTGGTGCCGCACCGCAGCCGCTGGACGCTCGACCTGCCGCCTCCCGCGCAGCTGAAAACCTATTGTCGCGAAGTGCTCGACCGGGTGCTCGACAAGCTCGCGCGCGAACCCGATACCGACGCCGCGCTGTACCCATACCGGCTGGCGCTGGCGCACGAGGACATGCATGGCGAAGCATTGCTCTACACCTTGCAGACGCTGGGGCTGGCCGCGCCGCCAGGCGTCGTGCCGGCCGCACCGGAACAACGTGGTTATGCGCCGTCGGAGATCGGCTTTGCCGGCGCCACGTTCGAGCTGGGCGCCAACGGCCCCGGCTTTGTCTTCGACAACGAGCGCCAGGCGCACCGGTTCGACATCGCGCCGTTCGCCATCGACAGCACGCTGGTGACCAACGACCAATTTGCCGCTTTTGTCGACGATGGCGGCTACGACCATCGCCAGTTCTGGAACCGGGAAGGCGCCGACTGGCTGCTGCGCCAGGAGCGCAGCGCGCCGCGCTACTGGCACCGCGACGGCGCGCAGTGGCGCACCGTGCGCTTCGGACAGGCGGCAGACCTCGACGGCGCCGAGCCGGTACGCCACATCACCCTGCACGAAGCACTGGCTTATTGTGCGTGGGCAGGACGGCGTTTGCCGAGCGAAGCGCAATGGGAGTTTGCTGCATTGTCGGGCCACCCGGCGTTTCGCTGGGGCCAGTTGTGGGAATGGACGGCTACGCCGTTCGAGCCGTACCCGGGCTTCGCGGCGGACCGGTACCGCGAGTATTCGCAGCCGTGGTTTTCCAGCCACCAGGTGCTGCGCGGTGCGTCGTTTGCCACGCCTGCGCGCTTTATCTCGCCGCGCTACCGCAATTTTTATACGCCGGAGCGCGACGACATGTTCGCGGGACTGCGCACCTGCGCCTTGCCGCGCTGA
- the leuA gene encoding 2-isopropylmalate synthase, whose amino-acid sequence MMLQNPAAKYRAFPAIQLSDRQWPNNVISKPPIWMSTDLRDGNQALIEPMSIEKKLRFFDLLIKVGLKEIEVGFPSASQTDFDFVRRLVEENRIPDDVTIIVLTQSRDELIRRTVESAAGAKRAIIHLYNSVAPVFRKVVFGMSREEITNIATTGTKLVKELIKQHPQTDWGFEYTPESFSTTELDFSKHICDAVTAIWEPTPQKKMIINLPSTVECSTPNIYADQIEWMSRKLARRDALIISVHPHNDRGTAVASAELAVMAGADRVEGCLFGNGERTGNVDLVTLALNLYTQGVHPGLDFSDIDEVRKCVEECNQLPVHPRHPYVGDLVFTAFSGSHQDAIKKGFAQQKDGALWEIPYLPIDPADLGRSYDAVIRVNSQSGKGGMAYLLEQDYGLVLPRRLQIEFSRAVQAVADQTGLEITAEGIYEIFSREYFEQNQPYAYNAHKMVEDTTSDEPVQIDIALTHRDAALALKGGGNGPIDAFVDALGLDIKLMDYHEHSIGSGANAKAACYVELRLANGPTLFGAATDSNILTASFKAVLSAVNRQLNAIDAAQAKAAIAA is encoded by the coding sequence ATGATGTTGCAGAACCCAGCAGCGAAATATCGCGCCTTCCCCGCCATCCAGTTGTCGGATCGTCAATGGCCTAACAATGTGATCAGCAAGCCGCCGATCTGGATGAGCACCGACCTGCGTGACGGCAACCAGGCGCTGATCGAGCCGATGAGCATCGAGAAAAAGCTGCGCTTCTTCGACCTCCTGATCAAGGTGGGTCTCAAGGAAATCGAAGTGGGCTTCCCGTCCGCGTCGCAAACCGACTTCGACTTCGTGCGCCGCCTGGTGGAAGAGAACCGCATTCCCGACGACGTCACCATCATCGTGCTGACCCAGTCGCGCGATGAACTGATCCGCCGCACCGTGGAATCGGCTGCAGGCGCCAAGCGCGCCATCATCCACCTGTACAACTCGGTAGCACCGGTGTTCCGCAAAGTGGTGTTCGGCATGTCGCGTGAAGAAATCACCAATATCGCCACCACCGGTACCAAGCTGGTCAAGGAACTGATCAAGCAGCATCCACAAACCGACTGGGGTTTCGAGTACACGCCGGAATCGTTCTCCACGACCGAACTCGATTTCTCCAAGCATATCTGCGACGCCGTCACCGCCATCTGGGAGCCGACGCCGCAAAAGAAAATGATCATCAACCTGCCTTCGACGGTCGAGTGCAGCACCCCCAACATCTACGCCGACCAGATCGAATGGATGTCGCGCAAGCTGGCCCGCCGCGACGCGCTGATCATCAGCGTGCACCCGCACAACGACCGTGGCACTGCCGTGGCTTCGGCCGAACTGGCCGTGATGGCTGGCGCCGACCGCGTCGAGGGCTGCCTGTTCGGTAACGGCGAGCGTACCGGCAACGTCGACCTGGTCACGCTGGCGCTCAACCTGTACACGCAAGGCGTGCACCCGGGCCTCGATTTCTCCGACATCGACGAAGTGCGCAAGTGCGTGGAAGAGTGCAACCAGTTGCCGGTGCACCCGCGCCACCCTTACGTGGGCGACCTGGTGTTCACCGCCTTCTCCGGTTCGCACCAGGATGCGATCAAAAAAGGTTTTGCGCAGCAAAAAGATGGCGCGCTGTGGGAAATCCCGTACTTGCCGATCGACCCGGCCGACCTCGGTCGCAGCTACGATGCCGTGATCCGCGTCAACAGCCAGTCGGGCAAGGGCGGCATGGCCTACCTGCTGGAGCAGGACTATGGCCTGGTGTTGCCACGCCGCCTGCAAATCGAGTTCTCGCGCGCGGTGCAAGCCGTGGCCGACCAGACCGGCCTGGAAATCACTGCCGAAGGCATCTACGAGATCTTCAGCCGCGAATACTTCGAGCAGAACCAGCCGTACGCGTACAACGCCCACAAGATGGTGGAAGACACCACCAGCGACGAGCCGGTGCAGATCGACATTGCCCTCACCCACCGCGATGCGGCGCTGGCCCTGAAAGGCGGCGGCAACGGTCCGATCGACGCGTTTGTCGATGCACTGGGCCTCGACATCAAGCTGATGGACTACCACGAGCATTCGATCGGCTCGGGCGCCAACGCCAAGGCGGCGTGCTATGTGGAACTGCGCCTGGCCAACGGTCCAACGCTGTTCGGCGCAGCCACTGACAGCAATATTCTGACGGCGTCGTTCAAGGCGGTGCTCAGCGCGGTGAACCGCCAGTTGAACGCCATCGACGCAGCGCAGGCCAAGGCCGCCATCGCTGCCTGA